Genomic window (bacterium):
CTTTGGGATGGAGGCCACCAGTAACTATGGGTTTCACCTGGCAGAATACCTGGCCAGCTGGAGAGAAACTGTCGGCCTGGAAGCCACTGGTCTATGTGACCCGTGCAAAACACATCAAAGACTTCAAGAAGGCATTCCCGGAGAGGGAGAAGACAGATCTTGTCGATAGCCAATTTATCGCCGAGTACCTCCGCTTCGGGAGGCTTCCCTACCCCTTCCAGGCAAAGTGCCCATATCTGCCCCTGCAGAGACTGGTTCGCTACCGCTATCATCTGGTGAAAAACCTCGAGAGGGAGACCAAGTTCTTCCTGGCCAATCTGTTCCTCAAGTTCCCCGGCTGGGTCCAGAATAGGCCAACTAAGACTCTGGGGAAGACGGCCATGGAGGTGCTGACTGAATTCTACTCCCTCGATGAGATCGTCCATATGCCCTTGGAGGAGCTCGCCCTGTTTGTGGCCCGGGCAGGCAAGAACCGCTCCCCCAATCCGGAGAAGATAGCGGCTGAGATCAAGAAGGCAGCCCGTGAGTCCTATCGCCTCAGCCCAAAGCTGGCCAACTCTGTGCAGTT
Coding sequences:
- a CDS encoding IS110 family transposase produces the protein LGWRPPVTMGFTWQNTWPAGEKLSAWKPLVYVTRAKHIKDFKKAFPEREKTDLVDSQFIAEYLRFGRLPYPFQAKCPYLPLQRLVRYRYHLVKNLERETKFFLANLFLKFPGWVQNRPTKTLGKTAMEVLTEFYSLDEIVHMPLEELALFVARAGKNRSPNPEKIAAEIKKAARESYRLSPKLANSVQFILENIIINIRALKSPLKEVDRAIASQMEGFSNPLLSVKGIGPVYAAGIFACIGNIKRFSSDDKIANLAGLVWKRKQSGKFEAQERHLIREADRYLRYYPVEAANSLRVHNEQYRAYYQKKYREVNKYQHKRALVLTARKLVRLVFSLLSKNQLYEPARAFQCAQPS